The nucleotide sequence TCTAGTATTTTTGATATTAAGAAATTAAATTGGTTGAATAGGTATTATATTAAATCTTTACCTAATAAATATGTAAAAAAAAAATTAAAATTACATTTTTTAAAAAAAAATATTAATGTTACTTTAGGACCTAGTTTATCTAAAATAATTGAACTTTTTTTTGATAGATGCAATAATTTAAAAGAAATATGTGAATCATCTGTATATTTTTATAAAAATATAGATAAAAAGAAATATCAAAAAAATATAAATATAGATATAATAAAATCTTTAAATTTTTTAGAAAAAATTTACGAAAATTTAATAAATATAAAATTATGGAATGTCGAAAAATTGTCAGAAAATATCAAAAAATTTATTATAGATTACAATATAAAATTTAATGTTATAGGATTACCCTTAAGAATATCATTAACAGGTATGACATCGTCACCTAATATTTATAAAATTTTGTACATTATGGGTAAAAAAAAATCCTTGATAAGAATAAAAAAATTTATCAATTTTGTTAAAAGTATTTAATTTTTTAAAAAAAAATTGATATTTTTTTTTTTAACAATATAATTAATTTTGAAAGGGGCTATAGCTTAAATGGTAAAAGTATTTGCATGGCATGTAAATGATGATGGTTCAATTCCATCTAGCTCCATATTTTTTTTATTTTCTAAAAAATATTATAAATAAAATGTGTTTATATTATTTAATTTATTTTATTTTAGATTCTTCATAAACAACATGTTTTCTTAATATTGGATCGTATTTTTTTAATATTAATTTATTATTGTTGTTTTTGTTTTTTGTAGTAGTGTAGTAATGTTTACTTCCAGATGATGAAATCATTTTAATTTTTTTTCTATTTTTTTTTGCCATAAAAAATATCTCTTTTTATTGTAAAGTTTAGTTTATTAAAAAATTATGTTTTCTATTCCTTTTTTATTAATTAAACGTAATCCCTTTTTTGATAATTTCATTTTAACAAATTTTTTTTCGTTATTTAACCAAATTTTGTGCCAATGTATGTTGGCTAAAAATCTTTTTTTATTTTTATTCATTGCATGAGATCTTTTGTTACCAACCATAGATTTCTTTCCTGTTAATTCACATATTTTTGACATATTATTATTTATATTCCTTATAATAAAGTTATTATTTTTTTTTGATATAAAATAGAAAAAGTTACTTTTTTTTATATCTTTTTATAGATTGCAATATTTCTTGCTTAGCTTCTTCTTTGCTACCCCAACTATCTATTTTAACCCATTTGTTTTTTTCTAATTTTTTATAATTTTTAAAAAAATGAGTTATTTTATTTTTCAAAATTAATGATATATCTTGTATATCATGAATAAAGTTAAATTCTTTAGTAACGCTTTTATCTGGAACTGCAATTATCTTTAAATCTACACCTGATTCGTCAGTCATTTTTAAAACTCCAATAGGTCTACACAAAATAACAGTTCCTATATGCAATGGATATTGAGTAGGTACTAAAATATCTAGTGGGTCTCCATCTAATGACAACGTTTTATTGATAAAACCATAATTACAAGGATAGAACATAGAAGTTGGTATAATCCTGTCAACAAATATTGAATTATTTGTTTTATCCATTTCATATTTTATAGGATAACTATTAGATGAAATTTCTATGATTGCATATACACTATCAGGTATTTTTTTTCCAATGGGTATTTTTTTTAAATGCATTTTTTTTCACTATAAAATAATAATTGAATAAATATTTCCAAAATATATTACATAAATATAATATTTTGATATAATAATTTTAATTTTATTAATATATAACTTAAAATTAGTTAAATGTAAAATTCATTTAATTTTTTTACTAACAAATATAATTTAAAAATTTTGAGATAAAAAAAATGATAAATTTTTCAAATAAAATAAATAATAATTATGATTTTTTAGAACAAGCTATTCATCAAGGTTTAACTTTTTCTAAAAATAAAGTAGATGATATAGAAATTACTATTATAAAAAATATTGGTATAAATGTTAACACAAGATTTAAAAAAATATTAAATATAGAATTTAACAATGATTTATCTTTTTTTGTAACTGTTTTTTTAAAAAACAGCAAAGGATCAGCAATGTCAACAGATTTAAATATCAAATCTATAAAAGATACTATAAATTATGCAATAAATATTGCTAAATATACTTCAAGAGATAAATATAATAAATTACCTGACAAATCTTTTTTAGCTTTTAAAAAAAAAAGATTGAAAATATTTTATCCATGGTATTTTGATGTAAATTATGCTGTTAATTTAACTAAATCGACTGAAGATTATGCTTTAAAATATGATAAGAAAATTGTAAATACAGAAGGAGCAAACTTTAGCGCTAACAATTTAGTTAAATTTTTTGCTAATAGTTCAGGTATGCTTAATTA is from Buchnera aphidicola (Taiwanaphis decaspermi) and encodes:
- the rpmG gene encoding 50S ribosomal protein L33 — encoded protein: MAKKNRKKIKMISSSGSKHYYTTTKNKNNNNKLILKKYDPILRKHVVYEESKIK
- the rpmB gene encoding 50S ribosomal protein L28, which translates into the protein MSKICELTGKKSMVGNKRSHAMNKNKKRFLANIHWHKIWLNNEKKFVKMKLSKKGLRLINKKGIENIIF
- the ppa gene encoding inorganic diphosphatase — its product is MHLKKIPIGKKIPDSVYAIIEISSNSYPIKYEMDKTNNSIFVDRIIPTSMFYPCNYGFINKTLSLDGDPLDILVPTQYPLHIGTVILCRPIGVLKMTDESGVDLKIIAVPDKSVTKEFNFIHDIQDISLILKNKITHFFKNYKKLEKNKWVKIDSWGSKEEAKQEILQSIKRYKKK